In Caproiciproducens sp. NJN-50, the following are encoded in one genomic region:
- a CDS encoding recombinase family protein encodes MKTAAAYIRVSTSDQMEYSPDSQLECIRDYARKNGYLLPEKYIFREEDGVSGRGAAKRTEFQRMIAEAKRRPRPFDCVLLWKFSRFARSRADSVLYKTLLRRLGIDVVSVSEPLGDDKTSILVEAMIEAMDEYYSVNLAEEVRRGMREKISRGEPVTAPPFGYRMKEKRFVTVPDEAAAVRLIYADFLRGTPPLEIAEKLNAAGIRTRRGGRWEARAVRYILKNPVYRGALRWNPEGTLGRGSSGAETLLTGDSHEAIVPAELWSAAQSRFRPGTALRRSAPACMLRGLVHCSSCGSLLVPSSSGSMQCCGYSHGSCRVSHSISMRKLEAMVTAMLANDLQVTSLRISAFSSDEGEERVLIKHRLDRERGRLSRLREAYLNGVEPLAGYTKEYRETELACRNLESRLNRPADAAPEQRSQRRDLILLLRGNDFTPEQKNALLRSLIRKIVFDRGRNRISLYYR; translated from the coding sequence ATGAAAACCGCCGCCGCCTATATCCGCGTTTCGACCAGCGATCAGATGGAGTACAGCCCGGACAGCCAGCTCGAATGCATCCGGGACTACGCCCGGAAGAACGGTTATCTGCTTCCGGAGAAGTATATTTTCCGGGAAGAGGACGGCGTGAGCGGCCGGGGCGCGGCAAAGCGAACGGAGTTCCAGCGCATGATCGCCGAGGCGAAACGCCGCCCCCGGCCGTTTGACTGCGTTCTGCTCTGGAAATTCAGCCGGTTCGCCCGCAGCCGGGCGGACAGCGTCCTCTATAAGACACTGCTGCGCCGCCTGGGAATCGACGTCGTGTCGGTCAGCGAACCGCTCGGCGACGACAAGACCTCCATTCTGGTGGAGGCGATGATCGAGGCAATGGACGAATATTACAGCGTCAACCTTGCCGAGGAGGTCCGCCGCGGCATGAGGGAAAAAATTTCGCGCGGAGAGCCGGTCACCGCCCCGCCGTTCGGATACCGGATGAAGGAGAAACGCTTTGTGACGGTGCCGGACGAGGCCGCCGCGGTCCGGCTGATCTACGCCGATTTTCTTCGCGGGACCCCGCCGCTCGAAATTGCGGAAAAACTCAACGCAGCGGGCATCCGGACCCGGCGCGGAGGGCGCTGGGAAGCGAGGGCCGTGCGCTACATCCTGAAAAATCCCGTTTACCGCGGCGCGCTGAGGTGGAACCCGGAGGGGACGCTGGGACGCGGCTCCTCCGGAGCCGAAACCCTTCTTACAGGGGATTCCCACGAGGCAATTGTGCCGGCGGAACTCTGGAGCGCGGCCCAGAGCCGCTTCCGGCCCGGGACGGCCCTTCGCAGGAGCGCCCCCGCGTGCATGCTGCGGGGGCTTGTGCACTGTTCCAGCTGCGGTTCGCTGCTGGTTCCGTCCTCCTCCGGCAGCATGCAGTGCTGTGGATATTCCCACGGGTCGTGCAGGGTCTCACACAGCATCTCCATGCGAAAGCTGGAAGCCATGGTCACGGCAATGCTTGCAAACGACCTGCAGGTGACCTCGCTGCGGATTTCAGCCTTTTCCTCGGATGAGGGGGAAGAGCGCGTGCTGATAAAGCACCGGCTCGACAGAGAGCGCGGGCGCCTTTCCAGGCTGCGGGAAGCATATCTGAACGGCGTGGAACCGCTTGCCGGGTACACGAAGGAATACAGGGAGACCGAACTCGCCTGCCGAAATCTGGAATCCCGGCTGAACCGGCCGGCGGACGCGGCGCCGGAGCAGCGGAGCCAAAGGCGGGATTTGATCCTTCTGCTGCGCGGAAATGATTTCACGCCGGAACAGAAAAACGCCTTGCTGCGCTCCCTGATCCGAAAGATCGTATTTGACCGCGGTCGGAACCGCATCAGTCTTTATTACCGGTAA
- a CDS encoding amidase domain-containing protein, whose product MLKKISYDREKVAAYAKQWALSRNPRFYSFDGMGGDCTNFASQCVFAGCGVMNYTKDVGWYYNSPGDRTASWSGVGFLYQFLIGNNTGTGPFAVETDASGIQPGDLVQLGSGDHFYHTPVVVAVENGAIYVAAHTYDVYLKPLDGYFFSRIRYLHIAGARA is encoded by the coding sequence TTGCTGAAAAAAATTTCCTACGACCGCGAGAAGGTTGCCGCTTACGCAAAACAATGGGCCCTGAGCCGGAACCCGCGCTTTTACAGCTTCGACGGGATGGGCGGAGACTGCACCAATTTCGCCTCCCAGTGCGTCTTCGCCGGATGCGGCGTTATGAACTATACAAAAGACGTGGGCTGGTACTACAACAGCCCGGGCGACCGCACGGCTTCCTGGAGCGGAGTCGGGTTCCTGTACCAATTCCTCATCGGGAACAACACCGGAACCGGCCCCTTTGCCGTGGAAACCGACGCCTCGGGCATTCAGCCCGGCGACCTGGTGCAGCTGGGCAGCGGCGACCATTTTTATCATACGCCCGTTGTGGTCGCGGTCGAAAACGGCGCTATCTACGTCGCCGCACATACCTACGACGTTTACCTGAAACCGCTGGACGGCTACTTCTTCTCCCGGATCCGTTACCTGCACATTGCCGGTGCCCGGGCATGA
- a CDS encoding spore coat protein CotJB, with product MNERQDLMRKINANQFAMWELHIYLDTHPGDCTAAAKMEEYRKITDDLVAKYEAAYGPINETTQNTNRWAWIAEPWPWELNEEEK from the coding sequence ATGAACGAACGCCAAGATCTGATGCGCAAAATCAACGCAAATCAGTTTGCGATGTGGGAACTTCACATCTACCTCGATACCCATCCGGGCGACTGCACCGCGGCCGCGAAGATGGAGGAATACCGGAAAATCACGGATGATCTTGTGGCGAAATACGAGGCGGCCTACGGGCCGATCAACGAAACCACCCAGAACACCAACCGTTGGGCCTGGATTGCGGAACCGTGGCCCTGGGAACTAAACGAGGAGGAAAAATAA
- a CDS encoding spore coat associated protein CotJA codes for MLDHGKASNNVMSEYNNSAQNAPEAAGKANTVKTYGSNGGVVSEYSSGRNPKSGGAVSPAVTGSNSGVVSEYSSGWNPKSDRAVSPATSTNSGMQDKMNSMVSTATSSNSGMQNQMNSMVSPATSTNSGMQNQMNSMVSPATSTNSGMQNKMNSMVSPATSTNSGMQNQMNSMVSPATSSNSGMQNKMNSVVSPATSTNSGMQNQMNSMVSPATSSNSGMQNKMNSMVSPATSSNSGMQNKMNSMVSPATSKDSGMQNQMNSMVSPATSKDSGTQNQMNSMVSPATSKDSGTQNQMNSMVSPAASKDSGMQNQMNSMVSPATSKDSGMQNQMNSMVSPAQTMKANNFVSGQGCTKNRTRFPDETPYAMAYVPFQQFDTTYPAERGLDYGTIFPELNKPFLGGGMKK; via the coding sequence ATGCTAGACCATGGAAAAGCTTCAAATAATGTGATGTCAGAATATAATAACAGTGCCCAGAACGCACCGGAAGCGGCGGGGAAAGCCAACACCGTAAAAACGTATGGCAGCAACGGCGGGGTGGTTTCCGAATACTCGAGCGGCCGGAATCCCAAATCGGGCGGAGCCGTGTCCCCGGCAGTTACCGGCAGCAACAGCGGAGTTGTCTCCGAATACTCAAGCGGGTGGAACCCCAAATCGGACAGGGCGGTGTCCCCGGCCACCTCCACAAACAGCGGCATGCAGGACAAAATGAACAGCATGGTGTCCACGGCCACCTCTTCGAACAGCGGCATGCAGAATCAAATGAACAGCATGGTGTCCCCGGCCACCTCCACAAACAGCGGCATGCAGAATCAAATGAACAGCATGGTGTCCCCGGCCACCTCCACAAACAGCGGCATGCAGAACAAAATGAACAGCATGGTGTCCCCGGCCACCTCCACAAACAGCGGCATGCAGAATCAAATGAACAGCATGGTATCCCCGGCCACCTCTTCGAACAGCGGCATGCAGAACAAAATGAACAGCGTGGTGTCCCCGGCTACCTCCACAAACAGCGGCATGCAGAATCAAATGAACAGCATGGTATCCCCGGCCACCTCTTCGAACAGCGGTATGCAGAACAAAATGAACAGCATGGTGTCCCCGGCCACCTCTTCGAACAGCGGCATGCAGAACAAAATGAACAGCATGGTGTCCCCGGCCACCTCCAAGGACAGCGGCATGCAGAATCAAATGAACAGCATGGTATCCCCGGCCACCTCTAAGGACAGCGGTACGCAGAATCAAATGAACAGCATGGTGTCTCCGGCCACCTCCAAGGACAGCGGCACGCAGAATCAAATGAACAGCATGGTGTCCCCGGCCGCCTCCAAGGACAGCGGCATGCAGAATCAAATGAACAGCATGGTGTCCCCGGCCACCTCCAAGGACAGCGGCATGCAGAATCAAATGAACAGCATGGTGTCCCCGGCACAGACCATGAAAGCAAATAATTTTGTCAGCGGTCAGGGATGCACGAAGAACCGGACGCGTTTCCCGGACGAAACCCCATACGCGATGGCATATGTTCCATTCCAGCAGTTCGATACGACCTATCCCGCTGAGCGGGGGTTGGATTACGGAACAATTTTTCCCGAATTGAATAAACCATTTTTGGGCGGAGGGATGAAAAAATGA
- a CDS encoding lysylphosphatidylglycerol synthase transmembrane domain-containing protein, whose protein sequence is MAEKKKKFGKNLFVAITLILSISILLYFLFTMGGGIETLARISKTLRRSWLLAAVLAAVSCWLLEGYEINLLCRHLKSGWRFSDSFSTGMIGFLYSAVTPFATGGQPMQMYTLSNMGMDTGMAGSVVAVKTLIYQVVMVLYALLMVALKLHYFQTSVTNFAFLTVIGLFTNCIFIAVVVLFIVSEKTTDRILRSSLSLLHRMKLCRHPEERYRKIHSQLQVFHDASKLMGNSAPLYLSVMVSTVLQITLNSLIPFFIYRSFNMHGASVTTMVAAQVFVAMVSAFVPLPGGSGGAESSFYLFFSLYFGATAIFPAILLWRIITYYANIVFGGVFAYLGSRMQRMKRFQ, encoded by the coding sequence ATGGCGGAAAAAAAGAAAAAGTTCGGAAAGAATCTTTTTGTGGCAATCACCCTGATCCTTTCCATCAGCATCCTGCTGTATTTTCTGTTTACCATGGGCGGGGGGATCGAGACACTGGCTCGCATCTCGAAAACGCTTCGCCGTTCCTGGCTGCTCGCCGCAGTGCTGGCCGCGGTTTCCTGCTGGCTGCTGGAAGGCTATGAAATCAATTTGCTCTGCCGGCACCTGAAAAGCGGGTGGAGGTTTTCTGATTCCTTTTCGACGGGTATGATCGGTTTCCTTTACAGCGCGGTGACCCCGTTTGCCACCGGGGGCCAGCCAATGCAGATGTACACGCTCAGCAATATGGGGATGGACACCGGCATGGCCGGTTCCGTCGTCGCGGTGAAAACCCTGATTTATCAGGTCGTAATGGTTCTGTACGCGCTTTTGATGGTTGCGCTGAAGCTCCACTATTTTCAAACCAGCGTGACCAACTTTGCGTTTCTGACCGTGATCGGCCTTTTTACCAACTGCATTTTCATCGCGGTGGTGGTTCTGTTCATCGTCAGCGAAAAAACGACGGACCGGATCCTCCGTTCCTCGCTTTCCCTGCTGCACCGGATGAAGCTGTGCCGCCACCCGGAGGAGCGCTATCGGAAAATTCACAGCCAGCTTCAGGTGTTTCACGACGCTTCCAAGCTGATGGGGAATTCCGCGCCGCTTTACCTGAGCGTCATGGTTTCCACGGTGCTGCAGATCACGCTGAACAGCCTGATTCCGTTTTTTATTTACCGCAGCTTTAACATGCATGGGGCTTCTGTCACCACCATGGTCGCCGCTCAGGTTTTCGTGGCGATGGTTTCCGCGTTTGTGCCGCTTCCGGGCGGCTCCGGCGGAGCGGAAAGCAGCTTTTATCTGTTCTTCAGCCTTTATTTCGGGGCGACGGCGATTTTCCCCGCCATTCTGCTCTGGCGCATCATCACCTACTACGCGAATATTGTATTCGGGGGAGTTTTTGCTTACCTTGGGAGCAGAATGCAAAGGATGAAGCGTTTTCAATAA
- a CDS encoding GntR family transcriptional regulator, with protein MFVLDYKSRLPIYEQLYRSITRMAALGAMEQGEALPSVRALAQELGVNPNTVQKAYQMLERDGIIFSVQGKGSFLAGDESAVRLRKELALGKVRDAAAEAAACGVAKEEILAQISGAYEGREDRHD; from the coding sequence ATGTTCGTGCTGGATTATAAAAGCAGGCTGCCAATCTATGAGCAGCTCTACAGGTCCATTACGCGGATGGCCGCTCTCGGCGCGATGGAGCAGGGGGAAGCCCTGCCGAGCGTCCGGGCGCTTGCTCAGGAGCTCGGCGTAAATCCCAACACGGTACAGAAAGCGTATCAGATGCTGGAGCGGGACGGAATCATTTTTTCGGTGCAGGGCAAGGGGTCGTTTCTGGCAGGAGACGAGTCCGCCGTCAGGCTCAGAAAGGAACTGGCGTTGGGAAAAGTGCGCGACGCGGCGGCGGAAGCGGCCGCCTGCGGAGTGGCAAAAGAAGAAATTCTGGCGCAGATATCCGGCGCTTATGAGGGAAGGGAGGATCGCCATGATTGA
- a CDS encoding ABC transporter ATP-binding protein, which yields MIEVDNLTKEFGDKTALDGVTFTIGGGSVFGLVGSNGAGKSTFLRTCAGIYFPDGGKILVDGGEPFEHSEVKSKICFIPDYPYFLPQATLTDMAKFYAGIYPKWDGKRFEDLCKLFPVGKKERISNFSKGMQRQAALICAFSAHPEYLLMDEIFDGLDPVMRQLLKKLISEEVSGHGMTVIIASHNLRELEDLCDHVGLFHKGGILFEKDIDALRLGVSKVQAAFRPMPDKSAFEPLEILQWGTHGSLLNLVVRGGQEETMKKLESLHPLFAEALPLTLEEVFISEMEVAGYDINNILS from the coding sequence ATGATTGAGGTCGACAATCTGACAAAGGAATTCGGCGACAAAACCGCGCTGGATGGAGTGACGTTCACCATCGGCGGCGGCTCCGTTTTTGGGCTGGTCGGTTCCAACGGCGCGGGGAAATCCACGTTTCTGCGCACCTGCGCGGGCATTTATTTCCCGGACGGGGGGAAAATCCTGGTGGACGGCGGGGAACCGTTTGAACATTCGGAGGTCAAGTCCAAGATCTGTTTTATCCCGGATTACCCCTATTTTCTGCCGCAGGCCACGCTGACCGATATGGCAAAATTTTACGCGGGAATCTATCCGAAATGGGACGGGAAACGCTTTGAGGATCTCTGCAAGCTGTTCCCAGTCGGCAAAAAAGAGCGTATTTCCAACTTTTCCAAGGGAATGCAGCGCCAGGCCGCGCTGATCTGCGCGTTTTCGGCGCACCCGGAGTATCTTCTGATGGATGAAATTTTCGACGGCCTGGACCCGGTGATGCGGCAGCTGCTGAAAAAGCTGATTTCCGAGGAGGTTTCCGGGCACGGGATGACCGTGATCATCGCGTCGCACAATCTGCGCGAACTGGAAGACCTGTGCGACCATGTGGGACTGTTTCACAAGGGCGGAATCCTGTTCGAGAAGGACATCGACGCGCTGCGGCTCGGCGTGAGCAAGGTCCAGGCGGCGTTCCGCCCGATGCCGGACAAAAGCGCGTTTGAGCCGCTTGAGATCCTTCAGTGGGGAACGCACGGCTCGCTTTTGAATCTTGTGGTGCGCGGCGGACAGGAAGAAACGATGAAAAAACTGGAATCTTTGCATCCTCTTTTCGCGGAAGCGCTCCCGCTGACGCTGGAGGAGGTCTTTATCAGTGAAATGGAGGTGGCCGGCTATGACATCAACAACATCCTCTCCTGA
- a CDS encoding ABC transporter permease: MTSTTSSPDAFAQFRQTYFWSLRKNFGMAALLALLLFLANPLILLVTLPGEADSLARQAGLSQAERLEDLSRSYTSVASSVAPVLAAAIVLLFCAILCISLFGYMQKKRSVDLFHALPVSRESLLLGRWCAGLTILSVPVILDFLSLWIIGAAYGVSVMPGYQTPLALMLWVLLMGAAAFTFCMFMMICTGTTLDAVLSALGINAGYPLLIFCVYKIAGMLLPGFPGDAFQHLAVLTAFAPFAAAFAAVMKLQSLWFLVWWLAMTGLLLSGSVLLYHRRRSESAEDNFAFPLPKLLVRFLVTAVGGLGFGLFLCGTANANTNFFIGVIFGSLAAHVIVEALYSRGFHRMKGSFAWYGVFAVAFVAFYGVLCTGLFGYDTRVPDASQVESIGINSDSYWTGSGSQLVYNENFRNRIYTLSPAIRQEENIKTVVGIHQDLIRQYRSGSVYTLKKNMGNSLTLSYRMKDGSVFTRSYRSYSDQMNLEKILAPAYSKLNGMREFVETSDLIFYLSPENIKNVEVYTGKVESKTFVPDVEKAKQFQEAILQDFLDGKINRSYESPQPSEYLNIGVDYRENFEPGEKLKALLGGYEGKVNLNGGNYVFSDESSATWKLLKQWGWA, translated from the coding sequence ATGACATCAACAACATCCTCTCCTGACGCATTCGCTCAGTTTCGCCAGACCTATTTCTGGTCGCTGAGAAAGAACTTCGGCATGGCGGCCCTTCTCGCGCTGCTTCTGTTTCTGGCAAATCCGCTGATTCTGCTGGTCACCCTGCCGGGCGAAGCGGATTCCCTGGCGCGGCAGGCCGGGTTGTCGCAGGCGGAGAGACTGGAAGACCTTTCGCGGAGCTATACCAGCGTGGCCAGCAGCGTGGCTCCGGTTCTCGCGGCGGCGATCGTCCTGCTGTTCTGCGCCATCCTCTGTATCAGCCTGTTCGGCTACATGCAGAAAAAGCGCAGCGTGGACCTTTTCCACGCGCTGCCGGTCAGCCGGGAATCCCTGCTGCTCGGCCGTTGGTGCGCGGGCCTGACCATTCTGTCTGTGCCTGTGATTCTCGATTTTCTTTCCCTGTGGATCATCGGCGCGGCCTACGGCGTTTCGGTGATGCCGGGGTATCAGACGCCGCTTGCGCTGATGCTGTGGGTTTTGCTGATGGGAGCGGCGGCGTTCACCTTCTGCATGTTCATGATGATCTGCACCGGCACGACGCTGGACGCGGTGCTTTCGGCCCTCGGCATTAACGCCGGTTATCCGCTTCTGATCTTCTGTGTCTACAAAATTGCCGGGATGCTGCTGCCCGGCTTTCCCGGAGACGCTTTTCAGCATCTGGCCGTCCTGACCGCCTTCGCACCGTTCGCCGCGGCGTTTGCCGCCGTGATGAAGCTTCAGTCCCTCTGGTTCCTGGTCTGGTGGCTCGCCATGACGGGGCTGCTGCTGAGCGGTTCCGTCCTGCTGTATCACAGGAGAAGAAGTGAGTCGGCGGAGGACAACTTCGCGTTCCCGCTGCCGAAACTTTTGGTCCGATTCCTGGTGACGGCGGTCGGAGGACTCGGGTTCGGCCTGTTCCTTTGCGGCACTGCGAACGCGAATACAAACTTTTTCATCGGCGTGATCTTCGGCTCTCTCGCGGCGCATGTGATCGTCGAGGCGCTTTATTCCCGCGGGTTCCACAGAATGAAAGGGAGCTTTGCGTGGTACGGCGTTTTTGCCGTTGCGTTTGTCGCTTTCTACGGGGTGCTGTGCACCGGGCTGTTCGGTTACGACACGCGGGTACCCGATGCTTCCCAGGTGGAAAGCATCGGAATCAATTCGGACAGCTACTGGACCGGGTCCGGCAGCCAGCTGGTTTACAATGAAAACTTCCGCAACCGGATCTATACATTGTCTCCAGCCATCCGTCAGGAGGAAAACATCAAGACGGTGGTCGGGATTCATCAGGATCTGATCCGGCAGTACCGCTCCGGGTCTGTCTATACCCTGAAGAAAAACATGGGCAACAGCCTGACGCTCTCCTATCGGATGAAAGACGGGAGCGTCTTCACAAGAAGCTACCGGAGCTATTCCGATCAGATGAATCTGGAGAAAATACTGGCTCCCGCCTATAGCAAGCTGAACGGCATGCGGGAATTTGTGGAGACCAGCGACCTGATCTTCTATCTGTCACCGGAAAACATTAAAAATGTCGAAGTTTATACCGGCAAGGTGGAAAGCAAAACTTTTGTGCCCGATGTGGAAAAAGCGAAGCAGTTTCAGGAAGCAATCCTTCAGGATTTTCTTGACGGAAAGATTAACCGCAGCTATGAATCGCCACAGCCGTCGGAATACCTCAATATCGGCGTGGATTACCGAGAAAATTTTGAACCGGGCGAAAAGCTGAAGGCGCTGCTCGGCGGATACGAGGGAAAAGTCAACCTTAACGGCGGGAACTATGTCTTTTCAGATGAAAGCTCGGCCACTTGGAAGCTCCTGAAGCAGTGGGGCTGGGCCTGA
- a CDS encoding YeiH family protein has product MKKLAAAIPGIVLTVVIAIPAWLLGTAFPVVGSPVFGILFGLLLAFWKRPVLFDEGVRYTSKKLLQYSIILLGFEMNLFHVFQVGGQTLILMAFTLTAAFSTAFFCGKALKLDGNTKTLIGVGTAICGGSAIAATAPVIGAEDEDVAHSISTIFLFNVIAAFLFPFLGHLMGMSDHSFGLWAGTAVNDTSSVVAAGYSFSNAAGNLAVIVKLTRTLMIVPVTLALAFYTSRKSAASGKGSYDLKKIFPWFVLGFAAASVAYTFLPLPAILCGFLSKAGKFMIVMAMAAIGLNTNLIKLIRSGVKPILLGAACWAVLSLTSLGVQYAFHL; this is encoded by the coding sequence TTGAAAAAATTAGCCGCTGCCATTCCCGGCATCGTTCTGACGGTCGTCATAGCGATTCCCGCCTGGCTGCTTGGGACGGCATTTCCCGTCGTCGGAAGCCCTGTGTTCGGAATTCTGTTCGGCCTTCTGCTGGCCTTCTGGAAAAGGCCCGTCCTGTTTGATGAGGGAGTCCGCTACACATCCAAAAAACTGCTCCAGTACTCGATCATACTTCTCGGCTTTGAAATGAACCTGTTTCACGTGTTCCAGGTCGGCGGCCAGACTTTGATCCTGATGGCGTTTACGCTGACCGCCGCCTTTTCCACCGCTTTTTTCTGCGGCAAAGCGCTGAAGCTGGACGGCAATACGAAGACGCTGATCGGAGTCGGCACGGCGATTTGCGGCGGCTCCGCCATTGCAGCCACCGCGCCCGTGATCGGCGCCGAAGACGAAGATGTAGCTCACTCCATTTCCACCATTTTTTTGTTCAATGTAATCGCCGCTTTCCTGTTCCCGTTTCTCGGGCATCTGATGGGCATGAGCGACCACAGCTTCGGCCTGTGGGCGGGAACCGCGGTCAACGATACCTCGTCCGTCGTCGCGGCGGGCTACTCCTTCAGCAACGCAGCCGGCAATCTGGCGGTCATCGTCAAACTGACCCGCACGCTGATGATCGTTCCGGTCACGCTGGCGCTTGCCTTTTACACCTCCCGCAAAAGTGCGGCCTCCGGCAAAGGCAGCTACGATCTTAAAAAAATTTTCCCCTGGTTCGTGCTTGGCTTTGCCGCCGCTTCCGTCGCTTACACCTTTCTGCCCCTTCCCGCGATTCTCTGCGGATTCCTTTCCAAGGCGGGGAAGTTCATGATCGTCATGGCGATGGCGGCTATTGGGCTGAACACCAATCTGATCAAGCTGATCCGCAGCGGCGTAAAGCCGATCCTGCTCGGAGCGGCCTGCTGGGCTGTCCTGTCCCTGACCTCGCTTGGGGTTCAATACGCATTTCATTTATAA
- a CDS encoding LysR family transcriptional regulator has product MTLRHFKIFIAVCDRMNMTSAAKALFVSQSAVSQAISELEKFYGVRLFDRLSKKLYLTPEGEMLLGYARQMLRMNEEIETSMRTMAGSGIVRVGVSVTVGSTILPELVRRYQEANPAVEVEVYEDNTDRIEKRILRDTTDIGLVEGEIRSPDLCSRPFLEDELVLICGARHRFARLSSVGPEELEREPFIIREEGSGTRKTFEDGMKAGGFSFRTAWTCNNTDTIKAAVAAGLGVSVISRRTVEEEVKTGVLCARRVDGIRFTRQFKVVVHKNKFLTEPMGKMISHCLSTEKWQK; this is encoded by the coding sequence TTGACACTTCGTCATTTTAAAATTTTTATTGCCGTCTGTGACAGAATGAATATGACTTCCGCCGCAAAAGCCCTGTTCGTGTCGCAGTCCGCCGTCAGCCAGGCAATTTCGGAGTTGGAAAAATTCTATGGGGTCCGCCTGTTTGACAGGCTGTCGAAAAAACTGTATCTGACCCCGGAGGGAGAAATGCTGCTCGGTTATGCTCGCCAGATGCTGCGCATGAACGAAGAAATTGAAACGAGCATGAGGACCATGGCCGGCAGCGGAATCGTGCGCGTCGGCGTGAGCGTCACGGTGGGGTCGACCATTCTGCCGGAGCTTGTGCGTCGGTATCAGGAGGCCAATCCCGCGGTGGAGGTAGAAGTGTATGAGGATAACACGGACCGGATAGAAAAAAGGATCTTGCGCGATACCACAGATATCGGCCTTGTCGAAGGCGAGATCAGGTCGCCGGACCTTTGCAGCCGCCCGTTTCTGGAGGACGAGCTGGTCCTGATCTGCGGGGCGCGGCACCGCTTCGCGCGGCTTTCCTCGGTCGGGCCGGAGGAACTGGAGCGGGAACCGTTTATCATCCGGGAGGAAGGCAGCGGGACGAGAAAAACGTTTGAGGACGGCATGAAGGCGGGAGGATTTTCTTTCCGGACGGCATGGACCTGCAACAATACGGACACCATCAAGGCGGCGGTCGCCGCGGGACTGGGAGTCTCCGTTATTTCACGCCGCACGGTTGAGGAAGAGGTGAAAACCGGTGTTCTCTGCGCGAGGAGGGTCGATGGAATCCGGTTTACCAGGCAGTTCAAAGTCGTTGTGCATAAAAATAAATTTCTGACTGAACCGATGGGGAAGATGATCAGCCATTGCCTGTCCACGGAAAAATGGCAGAAATAA
- a CDS encoding FprA family A-type flavoprotein: MSVKKLTESVYSVGVLNPGMRVFDIIMHAEYGTSYNAYLITGEKNILVDTVLESFFDEYLENIQSIVEISKIDYLIVNHTEPDHSGSIARLLDLNPNIVVYSTFSAKKNLTAIMNREFQSVVVKQGDKLDLGGRELEFIVAPLLHWPDTMFTWMPSEKVLFTCDFLGCHYCEPTLKDSSVHYPQQYWDEFENYYKCIMAPFGQNVLAGLDKIEGLPVELVCTSHGPCLTDNIRKCKELYRRWSTPAPREKKIVGILYASAYGYTGRLACAAAEELRKNESLDVRLVDIVFEPFEKSAELVNRADALLVGSCTINRDAPKIVWDVLASIDPINTRGKPAGAFGSYGWSGEAVPMMKSRLEHLKFKFVGDGLRVNFMPTPEDLSSAREYAEQVAAQIKP, translated from the coding sequence ATGAGCGTCAAGAAATTAACGGAAAGCGTCTATTCCGTGGGCGTTTTAAATCCGGGCATGCGTGTTTTCGACATTATTATGCATGCCGAATACGGAACAAGCTACAACGCCTACCTGATTACCGGCGAAAAGAACATTCTGGTCGATACGGTTCTCGAATCTTTCTTCGATGAATACCTTGAAAACATTCAGAGCATAGTGGAAATTTCAAAAATCGATTACCTGATTGTAAATCACACGGAGCCAGATCATTCCGGCTCCATCGCTAGACTTCTGGACCTGAATCCCAACATCGTCGTCTATTCCACTTTTTCTGCGAAGAAAAACCTCACCGCGATCATGAACCGGGAATTTCAGAGCGTAGTTGTCAAGCAGGGGGACAAACTGGACCTTGGCGGACGGGAACTGGAATTCATCGTCGCTCCGCTGCTGCACTGGCCGGATACCATGTTCACCTGGATGCCGTCCGAGAAAGTGCTGTTCACCTGCGATTTTCTGGGATGCCATTACTGTGAGCCGACCCTGAAGGACTCGTCGGTCCATTATCCGCAGCAATACTGGGATGAATTTGAAAATTATTACAAATGCATTATGGCACCGTTCGGGCAGAACGTCCTCGCGGGGCTCGACAAAATCGAGGGGCTCCCCGTCGAGCTGGTCTGCACCAGCCATGGGCCGTGCCTGACGGACAACATCCGGAAATGCAAAGAGCTTTACCGCAGGTGGAGCACGCCCGCGCCCCGGGAGAAAAAAATTGTCGGGATTTTATATGCGTCCGCCTATGGCTACACGGGCAGGCTCGCCTGTGCGGCCGCAGAAGAGCTGCGCAAAAATGAATCGCTCGACGTGCGGCTGGTCGACATTGTTTTTGAGCCGTTTGAAAAATCCGCGGAGCTTGTCAACCGGGCGGACGCCCTTTTGGTGGGTTCCTGCACCATTAACCGGGACGCCCCGAAAATCGTATGGGATGTGCTGGCGAGCATCGATCCGATCAATACCCGCGGGAAACCGGCGGGCGCATTCGGATCCTACGGCTGGAGCGGCGAGGCCGTTCCGATGATGAAAAGCCGGCTGGAACATCTGAAATTCAAATTTGTCGGCGACGGATTGAGGGTAAACTTCATGCCGACGCCGGAGGACCTTTCCTCCGCGCGGGAGTACGCCGAACAGGTTGCGGCTCAGATCAAACCCTGA